A region of the Polynucleobacter asymbioticus genome:
GCGTGTTCCATTAATTGGTTTCTCTGGAAGCCCATGGACATTAGCTTGCTACATGATTGATGGTTCAGGTTCTGATGATTTCCGTCACGCCAAGACCATGATGTTTAGTCGCCCTGATTTACTTGAGCATATTCTTGAGATTAATGTGCAGTCGGTTTCCGCTTATTTACTTGAGCAAGTAAAAGCCGGAGCACAAGCGCTCATGATATTTGATACATGGGGAGGCTTGCTTCCTGACGGTTGGTATCAGCGCATGTCTTTGGCGGCTATGCAAAAAGTTATTGCTCTATTGCCTCGCGAACATGAGGGCCGCAAGATCCCAATCATCATGTTTACTAAAGGCGGTGGAATTTGGTTAAATGACATGGCTCAGGTCGGCGCAGATGTTATTGCGATTGACTGGACTATGCGTTTAAGTCGTGCCCGTAAACAGCTATTAGAAATTAACAAGCCGCTAGCGCTGCAGGGAAATTTAGATCCACTTATCTTGTTTTCAGAGCCAAATCAAATTTCGGCAGCAGCCGAATCCCTTTTGAACGATCTGGCTAGTGCCCCCGCATTAAAGCCGGGCCTTCATTCGCTGGATGGCCATATCTTTAATTTGGGTCATGGCATCAATCAATTTACCCCACCCGAAAGTGTGGCAGCTCTATCTGAGACGGTAATCTCAAGGTCAAAAGCCCTTCGGGCAGCCAAATAAGCACAAGTAATTGCTAACTTTAGCCAATATTTCGGCAAAAGTTATGCACAGAAATGTGCAAAACCATAAATACAGTGAGATTGAAGGGAATTATAAACTTTCACCTTTAGTAATCACTGTAACTTATTGATTAATATAGGAAATAAGTAAAATACTAATTTTCTGCCCAAGATGGCGCTCCTATAAAATAGCTATAGAAATATTAAAGAACAAATGATATCCACAGACTTATCCACAGGGTAAGGCCAAAAATTTACAAAATGATGCTTAAACCCATTGTTGTTCAGGTAGTGATTGATAAGCCCTTGGCCCAGGGCTTTGATTACCTATGGGATGCTGAAAAATTAGGCAAATTACCAGAAATAGGCCACGTAGTTGAGGTGCCCTTCGCAAGGATAAAGGAAGTCGGTCTTGTAATAAAAGTGAGTAATCACTCTGATTATGAGATTGAAAAACTCAAATCTGTCGAGCGACTAGCTCCACTCCCGGCATTCGATCCAGCACTATTGCGGCTAACGAACTTTGCCAGCCAGTATTACATTCATGCGCTTGGTGAAACCATCTTGCCAGTGATTCCACAAATGTGGAAAAAGGCGGATAACTGGGAAAAAATTCCAGAAAAAATAGAGGCAGTAAAAAAGAAGAATAAAGAAACTGACTTGGTGGCAGAGGGATTGATCACGCAGGACCAATTGAACCCAAATCAGAAGATTGCCTTACAAGAGCTATTTGCAAGCAGAGAAACAGAAAATCAATTTCGAGCGATCTTATTGCAGGGTCAAACAGGAAGTGGAAAGACCGCAGTCTTCCTCAATTGGCTGGCAAGCATCTTGAACGATGAAAGTGCTCAAGTACTTTTGTTGGTGCCAGAAATTAATTTAACGCCGCAATTAGAGCGACGCGTAATGGCCTATTTTCCGAATAAGAAAATGGCGGTACTGCATAGCGGCGTTAGTGAAAAGAAAAGAGGCATTGCTTGGTATGAGGCAATGACTGGAAAGGCGCAGATTATTTTAGGAACGCGTTTAGCGGCTTTAACACCAATGCCGAACTTGCGGGCTATCGTAGTGGATGAAGAGCATGACCCCTCATATAAGCAGCAAGATGGAACGCGTTACTCTGCGAGAGATTTAGCAATATGGCGGGCGCATGATCAAAAAATTCCTATACTCTTATCTTCAGCTACACCATCACTAGAAACTTGGTTGGCCGCTCAATCAGGTCGCTATGAATATATACGATTGGATCAGCGTGCACAGGGCGCAAGCCTACCCAAGGTGCATTTAATTAATACGCGTGATCCACAAAATCAATTTAGCCCAGGTGATAGTGGTGCTCCCAAACAAAAGAGCCTCATCACTAAAACGCTTGCGAATGCTATTAGCAAATCACTTGCGGAAAAAAAGCAGAGCCTCATTTTGATCAATCGCCGAGGCTATGCACCAGTGTTAAGTTGCTCGGCATGTAATTGGTTATCAAAATGTACGCAATGCTCAACCTTTACCGTGATGCATAAAGCGGAGACCTTCGGACGGCGACCAGCATTAAGTTGTCATCATTGTGGCTTGGTAAAGTCGATACCGCAGTTTTGCCCAGACTGTGGGAATGCTGATTTAAAAACACTTGGCCATGGCACGCAAAAGCTAGAGGATGCTATCGAAGAAATGTGGCCACAAGCAAGGGTGTTGCGTGTAGATACGGACTCCAGCAGAAAGAGTAAGGGCGCAGAAAAGCTCTTTCAGGAGATACATCATGGCAATGTAGATATTGTTGTTGGCACTCAAATGATTGCCAAGGGGCATGATTATCAGAATATTGGATTGGTTGCTGTATTGGATGCAGATAGTCGGCTCTATTCCGCAGATTTTAGGGCTGCCGAAAGATTGTTTGCACAGTTGGTTCAGGTGGCTGGACGTGCCGGAAGATCTGGCACTAGTGGTGAAGCTGGCGGCAATATTTATATCGAGACGCAGTATCCAGAGTCACCAGTATTTCAGTATTTATTAAGACACGACATTGATGGATTTTTAGGATTTACTGCTAGTGAGCGTGAGGAGGCAAAGTTACCACCCTACTCTTATCAAGCACTGGTTCACGCTGAGGGCAAAAGCCTCGATAAGGCAATTCAGTTTTTGAATAATTTAAAGTCTCGCATGAAAGCTAGGGGCTTGATTACGAAAGAGCTGAAAGTCTACGACCCTGTACCCAAGCCGGTCATGAGGGTTGCTGGTTCTGAGCGCGCCCAATTACTAATCGAATCGGGCAATCGCAAGGCACTACAAGAGGCACTTGAAATGATTGACCAAGAGTTGCGTCAAGAATCTACCGGAAGAATCAGCAAAACATCACGCATTCGTTGGTTAGTGGAGCGCGATCCGATTGCTATTTAAGCGCCGGGACCAGATTCGTATTGCGCAAGAGGCATCAATGCGTTGAGATCGGTGCTCAGCGATTCTGATGATGCTGGTTTAATTTTAAATAGCCAAACTGCATAAGGATTTGCATTTACCAATTCAGGGCTAGCATCCATCGCTGTATTGAGCGCAACGATCTCACCACCAATAGGCGCGTGTATATCACTCGCAGCTTTAACGGATTCAATTGCAGCAATAGCCTCACCCTGCTTCACTTGCCGACCAATTTCCGGCGCCTGAAAAAACATCACATCACCCAATGCCTCTTGTGCGTGGTTGCTAATACCTACCCACACTAGTCCATCATCTTCGATGCTGGCCCACTCATGCGTTTCTGCAAATTTAAATGTATCTTGAGTTTTCATTGTTTATCCTGTGAGATATATTCTAGCGTCTTTGGCATAAACTAGTGGCCAATCACTTTTACGCGTTTTCATTTATGCCGATCAAATTAGGAATTGTTCCTGTTACCCCGTTCCAGCAAAACTGTTCAGTCTTAGTTTGCCAAGAAACTGGTGATGCAGCTGTTGTTGATCCAGGCGGTGATGTAGATAAGATTCTGGATACTGTTAGGCAAATGGGCGGCACCATTAAAAAAATTTTGTTAACCCACGGCCATCTTGATCATTGTGCTGCAGCCAAGGACTTGGCAGATCAATTCAGTGTTCCTATCGAGGGCCCACAAATAGATGAGCGTTTTTGGCTAGATCAATTGCCTGAACAAACTGTTCGCTTTGGATTTGGTCATGCAAAAGCATTTGTACCAACTCGCTGGTTGGAAGATGGTGATCGCGTACAAATTGGTAAGGTAGATCTAGAGGTGCTGCACTGTCCCGGACATACGCCAGGACATGTAGTATTTTTTAATAAGGAGGATCGCCTAGCTTTGGTGGGCGACGTACTTTTTGCGGGCTCAATTGGAAGAACTGATTTTCCTCGCGGCAACCACGCAGATTTAGTTAATGCGATCAAGACAAAATTATGGCCATTAGGAGACGACGTGCAGTTTGTTCCTGGTCATGGACCTATGTCGACATTTGGCAAAGAGCGCCAAACAAATCCCTATGTCGGGGATTAATCTAGCCTGAGTTGGTGAAGCCGAATTGAGAGACTAGGTTTTTGCTGAACCGGTACGATGTGTGCGGTTGTATAAACAGCTTGCGCAAATCCAGCGCTGTTTCCGGTTACTTGTCGGAATCCAGGTGCCGCCCTCCAGACGCTTTTCGCGACTGCAAGAAGAGCAAAACTTAAGGCTCTGAGAGGTTTCTTGGGGAGCAGCTGGAGTCGAGGTAGTCATGGGCAATCCGGGTAAGCCAAATCTTGTACAGAGGATCTATTTTACCCGTTTTGTCCCGCTGGGGCAGGGCTTAGGACGACTCTGACTGAATCAGCGGTTTTATTGCCGTCAAAATCGAGCCAAGCCTTGTTTTCGAAGTCGTAGAGCTTACATTTGCGGGCGGTATCGAAATACCAGGCCCAGGAGAACTTTTGAACAAAAATACGCTCTGGAAGGATGGTTTCAAGGGTATTTTGGGCTTCTTGGAGGCGATATAGGGGGACGCTCATATCCACGTGATGGGCGGTATGCTCCATGATGTTGTGCATCAAGGAGCCCCAAATCCAATTAAACGTCAAATGCACTGTGGTGGATACAAAAGGCTGGGCGCGTAACCACTCAGACTTCTTGTCATACCAAGAGACTTTTGGGTGTGTATGGTGAACGTAGACCACAAAACCAATCATGCCGTTCCAGAATAAGAACGGGATAACAAAGCCAGTAATTAGCCCAATCCAGACCGACTGGCCAGTGGCAAGTGCGCCAGCAATCAGGCTGGCAATCCAAATGATGGCAAAACCAGTTACCAGCAAATTGTCCTTGAGGAAAATTGGGCGGTCACCAGGTTTGTTCTGGGCATTTGGGAAGTACTCACGTCTCCACCAAATTTCAATGAGGTAATAGAAGACCGGTCCCCAACCACTACGATAAAGACGCTCTAAGGCTTTACGCCATGCAGGCAGAGCATCAAACTCGGCTTTAGATAGTGGAGCCCAAACAAAGTCAAAGCCCTTCAAATTAGTCTGGCCATGGTGAACCACGTTATGCCCTACATCCCATAAGCTATAAGGGGTTAAGGATGGCAAGAATGCAATACGACCCAAGACTTTGTTGAGTTCGCGGTGTGGTGTGTAGCTTTGGTGGCAAGCATCGTGACCCAAAATGAAGATGCGTCCAGTAACAAAGCCAGCAACCAAGCCCAAGATGATCTTGATCAGAATGCTTTCAACAAAAATGGTTCCAGCAATACAGCCCAGCCACAAAGCCGCATCTAATACTAGAAGCGCGATGGCTTTTACCGTTTGCCCTTCAGCCATTGGGATTAGCCAGCTGCGGATAACTTTACGGTGCGGCAATGGAAGATCAGGAGCCAAAGGATTGGCCAAAGATGGTTCAGAGAGTGCTGGATTTACGTGATTTGACATGATAAGAATCAATAAGTTAGGTGCAAATGATAGCCTTTTTCACGAATTTACGCATGATGTAGGTCAAAAACCCCCCTGTTTTGGTGCGCCCGGCAGGAATCGAACCTGCGACCCTTGGCTTCGGAGGCCAATACTCTATCCACTGAGCTACGGGCGCCAGTAAGGAATTCGCTAACTGCACTATTGTAAGTGCCTATATCCCTCCCGGTCTCGTTATAATTGAGGCAACGTAACCTTACAACCCGTCTAACTATAAAAGTCCTATGAGCGAAGCACACGGCAGTCTAATCAAGTCTCCCAAACAATTGATCATCATGGTGTTTGCCAGCTTTTTTGTGCCCCTGATCATCATTCTTTTATTAATGGTGTTTGTAAATAATGGCAAGCGCATGGATTCAGAGGCTTCTGCTGAGCAACTCATTAAGCCTGTTGCGCAATTGAATTTCAAGGATGCCAACCCACCGGCGGATGCTAAGGAAGCTACCCCCGCTGCTAAATAATTCTTACTAGATTTAAAAAGCTGGCTATATGCCAGCTTTTTTATTGCTCTTCATGTTGATCTTTAGCATCGAGCGCCACTTGGTAAGCTTCTTTTTTGGTGATCCCAAGTACTTGTGAAAGTACAGTAGCAATCTCTTTGCTGCCCAAATGGGGGCTTAATGCATTTGCCCACAACAAGAGCGCTGCATGTTCTGGAGCCTCTTCCGAACTAGCTTGGCGACCTGCTACCAAAATAACAAATTCACCTTTTAGGCTCTCAGCCCTATCAAGCCACCCTGGAATATCTGCAGCGCTGAGTGTGACCAGTTGCTCAAATTTTTTGGTGAGCTCTCTGCCTACGAGCACTTGTCGCTCGGGCTCGAGTTCTTTACTAAGCGTTGTTAGCGTGTCGCGTATTTGGTGCGGGGATTCAAAAAAGATGCTCGTTTTTGAAGTGCTTCGTATGTCTTGAATAAGGATGCTGCGCTCCTTTGCCTTGTTTGGCCAAAAGCCAAGAAACTGAAAGCGCCCTTCTGATGCGAGCATAACTGAGCCACTAGCGGAGATTGCAGAGGAAACTGCGCTAGCTCCCGGAACAGGAATAATTCGTAGGCCGGCTTTTTGAACAGCATTGACTAATCTTGCGCCTGGATCAGAAACGCCTGGGGTGCCCGCATCCGATATGTAGGCCCAGCGTTCATTTTGGGAAAGATGTTGAATGATGTTTTGAGCGCCTGAAATTTCATTGTGCTCATGCAGGGCGACGCATTTCTTATGAATGCCAAAGTGTTGAAGCAGGGGCGCGCTATGCCGAGTGTCCTCACAAGCAATGCCGTCTACGGAATTAAGTACATGCAATGCGCGCAATGTAATGTCTCCCATGTTGCCAATTGGGGTGGCAACCATATATAGAGCCCCAGCTGGCATATCCTGCTGTTTTAAAAAGTCAAAGGCATTGAATTCCATGGGGTAATCTTTTGCAAAAGAGATATCGATAGGTAAGAGCATACGTCTCTTTTCAATTCAGGGGCAGCGTAGACATTTTGTAAGCACTTTGGCGCATAATAATGTGATGGATAAAGATACCTTCGAACGTTTGCGCGCTCGCGCATCCCAACATTTCTTAGACAGCATTGCTGTAAAGCAGGCGGCTGAAAAAATACTTCCTGAGCAAATTGCACGTGGCATAGTCGCCATGACAGACTGTTTACGTTCAGGCGGAAAAGTAATGGCTTGTGGCAATGGCGGATCTGCTGCGGATGCGCAACATTTTGCAGCTGAGTTGATTGGTCGCTTTGAAAGAGAGCGACAAGAGTTGGCTGCGATTGCATTGACAACGGATAGCTCAATCTTGACTGCGGTAGGAAATGATTACAGCTATGACGAGATCTTTAGCAAGCAGGTTCGCGGCCTTGGAAAAAAAGGCGACATCTTGATCGGTATCTCCACCTCAGGAAATTCAAAAAATGTAGTCAAGGCAATTGAGGCCGCAAAAAAGTTGGGGATCAAGATTATTGCGCTGACTGGTAATGACGGTGGAAAAATTGCAAGCCTATTAGATGCAGATGACATTCATCTATGCGCGCCCTCCACTCGTACCGCTCGCATTCAAGAAACGCATTTAGTTCTACTGCATGCGCTATGTGATGGCGTAGATCATTTATTGCTCGATTAATAGATTCATCAATTAGAAAGTTCGTATATGCGTAATACACTCACCATCAAACTATTTGCAGCGATGTTGATTTCATCATTCTTGTCTGGTTGCGGTGTGTTAGCTGTTGGTGGTGTTGTGGCGGGTACGAGTGTCATGGCGGATCGTCGCACACCAGCAGTTCAGGCGATTGATAAGGGGATCGGGCTTGAGGTAGAAAGTGCTTTAGACAAGAAGTTTGGAGATAACGCACACATTAATGTGACATCCTTCAATCAAAAAGTACTGCTAACTGGCGAAGTCAAGGATGTCGGTATTAAAGATCAGGCCGGCGCATATGCAAAAGCAAACAAGAATGTTCGTTCTGTATTTAATGAATTAGTCGTTGGCCCAAACAGCACTTACACTGCTCGCGCTAATGATTCTTATCTCGAATCTAAAATCAAAGCACAAATGATCTTCACAGAAAAATTACCATCGAACTCGATGGTAATCGTTGCTGAAGGCAGCAGTGTTTATTTGATGGGAATTTTGACTCAGAATGAAGCGGCGATTGCTAAGAAGGTGGCGAGTAATGCTAACGGTGTTAAAGACGTCTATGCCTACTTCGATATTATTTCTGAGGCAGAGAAAACGCGCTTAGAGAAACAAGGCAAGGCAGATGAGTCGCAGCCCGACTCAATGCCTAAGCAGTAAAGTTATTTAATGGGAAGCAAGCAATGAATTTTTTTGCATCGCCACTGAAAATTTTTTTGCTTGCCACCCTCTTCTCGCTTTTTTCCTTGGGCGCGCAAGCTGCTACTGATGATGCCAAGGCGGCAACACTTGCAAAACAAAACGCTTGTCTAGGGTGTCATGCGGTTGATAAAAAAATTGTGGGCCCTGGCTTTCAAGCCGTTGCAAAAAAATATGCGAATGATCCTGGCGCAACCGTGTTTTTAAAAAACAAAATTCTTAAAGGCGGTTCAGGATCTTGGGGTGTTGTACCAATGCCAGCAAATGCGAAGTTAAGTGATGCCGATGTATCTCTATTGGCAAGCTGGATTTTGCGCGGAGCGCCTAGCGCAAATTAAGTCGGGCGAACGAGAGGCTTGCCGAGAAACCAAGACCACGCATCATTCGAACGTTTCAGATTTTCTTTCAGCGCATAGTCAAAGTCAGCCCATTGCTCATTGGCGGCTTCTTCAACAATCGTGCCTGGATTTGCTGGCGGCAATTTTAGGTATGCGTCTGCATCACCATAAGCGTATTCAACGCGCATGCCAGCCTTTTGAGCCAGATGCATCATGGCTCTATTGTTTGCAAGGCAATGCACAAATAAGGTTTCGATACGAGTATTACGCGAGTGAACGGATGCGCGCGCTAATAAAGCCGTGCCGATACCTTGCCCGCGTCCATTAGGGAGCACAGAAACACCAAACTCTGCTGCTCGTGGCTGAGCTTTAATTTTTGGCAGATACGCTAAATGCGCCATGCCGATGAGGTTGAGTTGTGAATCAAAGCTGCCAAACACCGTATCTCGATTGAAATCGAGCCCCTCTACATAGTGATGGATCACCTCATCTGGTGTTTGCGTACCAAATCGAAGGCGTCGATCCTCCTCGTTTAGGAGTAATAGGTGGCGCAATATCTCGGCCCTATGACCTGCATGTAATTCGCGCACAGGAACTGTCAAGCCCGCCGCATAGGGCTTGCTGGGTAAGTGACTGTTTGCTAATTTATTGTGCATAGCAATATATTAGCAGAAATCATCAGAATTTACAGGGTTTTCCCTAGGTATCGAGATTTGGCTAGAAAAAAGCAACAAAGCTGTAAAAGAGGGCCTAAATTCACCCCTTAGGTGCCAGCATATCCATAAAAATCCTGATATTTTTAAAAAAAGTTAAAAATATTTTCAATGTCTATCCCATTGTTTTTAATGGAATTATTTACAAAGTAAGAAAAAACTTTGCTTTTTTATTGAAAAAGACTACGAAA
Encoded here:
- the hemE gene encoding uroporphyrinogen decarboxylase, which codes for MSLLLNDRFLKACLGEAVDQTPLWLMRQAGRYLPEYNATRARAGSFLGLAKNPAYATEVTLQPLDRYPLDAAILFSDILTIPDAMGLGLKFTAGEGPSFDHPLRTEDAVRKLHVADMDQLKYVFDAVSEIRKALIQDGKQRVPLIGFSGSPWTLACYMIDGSGSDDFRHAKTMMFSRPDLLEHILEINVQSVSAYLLEQVKAGAQALMIFDTWGGLLPDGWYQRMSLAAMQKVIALLPREHEGRKIPIIMFTKGGGIWLNDMAQVGADVIAIDWTMRLSRARKQLLEINKPLALQGNLDPLILFSEPNQISAAAESLLNDLASAPALKPGLHSLDGHIFNLGHGINQFTPPESVAALSETVISRSKALRAAK
- the priA gene encoding replication restart helicase PriA, producing the protein MMLKPIVVQVVIDKPLAQGFDYLWDAEKLGKLPEIGHVVEVPFARIKEVGLVIKVSNHSDYEIEKLKSVERLAPLPAFDPALLRLTNFASQYYIHALGETILPVIPQMWKKADNWEKIPEKIEAVKKKNKETDLVAEGLITQDQLNPNQKIALQELFASRETENQFRAILLQGQTGSGKTAVFLNWLASILNDESAQVLLLVPEINLTPQLERRVMAYFPNKKMAVLHSGVSEKKRGIAWYEAMTGKAQIILGTRLAALTPMPNLRAIVVDEEHDPSYKQQDGTRYSARDLAIWRAHDQKIPILLSSATPSLETWLAAQSGRYEYIRLDQRAQGASLPKVHLINTRDPQNQFSPGDSGAPKQKSLITKTLANAISKSLAEKKQSLILINRRGYAPVLSCSACNWLSKCTQCSTFTVMHKAETFGRRPALSCHHCGLVKSIPQFCPDCGNADLKTLGHGTQKLEDAIEEMWPQARVLRVDTDSSRKSKGAEKLFQEIHHGNVDIVVGTQMIAKGHDYQNIGLVAVLDADSRLYSADFRAAERLFAQLVQVAGRAGRSGTSGEAGGNIYIETQYPESPVFQYLLRHDIDGFLGFTASEREEAKLPPYSYQALVHAEGKSLDKAIQFLNNLKSRMKARGLITKELKVYDPVPKPVMRVAGSERAQLLIESGNRKALQEALEMIDQELRQESTGRISKTSRIRWLVERDPIAI
- the gcvH gene encoding glycine cleavage system protein GcvH, giving the protein MKTQDTFKFAETHEWASIEDDGLVWVGISNHAQEALGDVMFFQAPEIGRQVKQGEAIAAIESVKAASDIHAPIGGEIVALNTAMDASPELVNANPYAVWLFKIKPASSESLSTDLNALMPLAQYESGPGA
- a CDS encoding MBL fold metallo-hydrolase, which codes for MKLGIVPVTPFQQNCSVLVCQETGDAAVVDPGGDVDKILDTVRQMGGTIKKILLTHGHLDHCAAAKDLADQFSVPIEGPQIDERFWLDQLPEQTVRFGFGHAKAFVPTRWLEDGDRVQIGKVDLEVLHCPGHTPGHVVFFNKEDRLALVGDVLFAGSIGRTDFPRGNHADLVNAIKTKLWPLGDDVQFVPGHGPMSTFGKERQTNPYVGD
- a CDS encoding fatty acid desaturase; this encodes MSNHVNPALSEPSLANPLAPDLPLPHRKVIRSWLIPMAEGQTVKAIALLVLDAALWLGCIAGTIFVESILIKIILGLVAGFVTGRIFILGHDACHQSYTPHRELNKVLGRIAFLPSLTPYSLWDVGHNVVHHGQTNLKGFDFVWAPLSKAEFDALPAWRKALERLYRSGWGPVFYYLIEIWWRREYFPNAQNKPGDRPIFLKDNLLVTGFAIIWIASLIAGALATGQSVWIGLITGFVIPFLFWNGMIGFVVYVHHTHPKVSWYDKKSEWLRAQPFVSTTVHLTFNWIWGSLMHNIMEHTAHHVDMSVPLYRLQEAQNTLETILPERIFVQKFSWAWYFDTARKCKLYDFENKAWLDFDGNKTADSVRVVLSPAPAGQNG
- the rsmI gene encoding 16S rRNA (cytidine(1402)-2'-O)-methyltransferase, translated to MLLPIDISFAKDYPMEFNAFDFLKQQDMPAGALYMVATPIGNMGDITLRALHVLNSVDGIACEDTRHSAPLLQHFGIHKKCVALHEHNEISGAQNIIQHLSQNERWAYISDAGTPGVSDPGARLVNAVQKAGLRIIPVPGASAVSSAISASGSVMLASEGRFQFLGFWPNKAKERSILIQDIRSTSKTSIFFESPHQIRDTLTTLSKELEPERQVLVGRELTKKFEQLVTLSAADIPGWLDRAESLKGEFVILVAGRQASSEEAPEHAALLLWANALSPHLGSKEIATVLSQVLGITKKEAYQVALDAKDQHEEQ
- a CDS encoding phosphoheptose isomerase, translated to MDKDTFERLRARASQHFLDSIAVKQAAEKILPEQIARGIVAMTDCLRSGGKVMACGNGGSAADAQHFAAELIGRFERERQELAAIALTTDSSILTAVGNDYSYDEIFSKQVRGLGKKGDILIGISTSGNSKNVVKAIEAAKKLGIKIIALTGNDGGKIASLLDADDIHLCAPSTRTARIQETHLVLLHALCDGVDHLLLD
- a CDS encoding BON domain-containing protein; its protein translation is MRNTLTIKLFAAMLISSFLSGCGVLAVGGVVAGTSVMADRRTPAVQAIDKGIGLEVESALDKKFGDNAHINVTSFNQKVLLTGEVKDVGIKDQAGAYAKANKNVRSVFNELVVGPNSTYTARANDSYLESKIKAQMIFTEKLPSNSMVIVAEGSSVYLMGILTQNEAAIAKKVASNANGVKDVYAYFDIISEAEKTRLEKQGKADESQPDSMPKQ
- a CDS encoding c-type cytochrome, whose product is MNFFASPLKIFLLATLFSLFSLGAQAATDDAKAATLAKQNACLGCHAVDKKIVGPGFQAVAKKYANDPGATVFLKNKILKGGSGSWGVVPMPANAKLSDADVSLLASWILRGAPSAN
- a CDS encoding GNAT family N-acetyltransferase — protein: MHNKLANSHLPSKPYAAGLTVPVRELHAGHRAEILRHLLLLNEEDRRLRFGTQTPDEVIHHYVEGLDFNRDTVFGSFDSQLNLIGMAHLAYLPKIKAQPRAAEFGVSVLPNGRGQGIGTALLARASVHSRNTRIETLFVHCLANNRAMMHLAQKAGMRVEYAYGDADAYLKLPPANPGTIVEEAANEQWADFDYALKENLKRSNDAWSWFLGKPLVRPT